The genomic segment GACCTCTTATATTCTCACAATCCTTTAACAGGACTTCATTGACTTAACTAGAGAAACCAGACCAAGGGCAAAGGATCGCAATGGACTCTGTGTGATTGACCTGACAAGaactgaggaagaaaacagaccTATCGCCACTCTTGACTTGACTCTAGAACCTGTTGCTGCTTCCCAGAAAGAGCCAGCCAGTCTTCAGACATGTGCCAGCCTCTCCAGCAAAGAGGTGACAGAAGGGCGGGTAGACAGAAGCTCTTGGCCTACAGCACGGAGAATCATTAACAGCGATCCTGTGGATTTGGACCTTTTGGAAGAAACCGCATTTGAATGTCCACAACCCCCTACATCCATCAGTGGGGACTCTGTTTATCCAGCAGAGCCAAATTGTAGCTCAACATCATTCAAAGGTGACCTTGGCTTCTTGGCAAGCCTACAGCTATCTTCAGATATTTGCTCCCTCTCCCCAACAAGCAATCAGAGAGCACCCTTGCCATGCCCACAGCAAGATGTGCCTTGCCCACCTCAAGCCTTGCCATGCCCACTGCGAATCTTGCCATGCCCACTGCGAGCCTCACCATGTCCACCACGAGCCTCCTCATGCCCACCACGAGCTTTGTCATGCACATCACAAACCGTGCAGTGCCAAGTACAAGCTTTGACTCACCTGCCTCAAGAAGTTCCATGCTCTTCTCGAAATATGCCATGCCTTCAGCAGAATGTGCCAAGCCCACCTCCAGACTCATCGTGGCAACCTCAGCACTCACCTGACCCACCTCAAGACTCACTGTGCCCACCTCAAGACTCTCAGGGCCTACCTCAAGATGTACCAGGCCCACCGCAAAACATATCTTATCCACAAAATGTGGCACATTTACAAAATGTGCCACAGTCACAAAATGTGCCACAGTCATCATTTGATGTGCCACAGTCACCAAGACACATACCACAGTCACCAGAAGATGTGCCACAGTCACTAGCAGATGTGCCACAGTCACCAGAAGATGTGCCACAGTCACCAGAAAGTGTGCCGCATTCCCCTGGAGAAGTCCCAGACTTCCCAGGAGATACAGTCCATTCACCTGGAGACATGCCATGCTTGCCAGGAGACATGCCACACTCACTTGGAGACTTGCCTCACTTACCACGAGACAGGTCTTACTCTCTCCAAAATGATATACGGAACCATGACGCTCCTATGGAAGTCTCAGCTCCATCCTCACCAAGGTTCTCTCCCAGCCCACAGTCTCCACAGTCTGAAACTTCCTTACAGAAAGTTCCTTGGCTCCCCATCACAGAAACTCCAGCCAGAAAAGAGAGATCACTGTCAGAGCCTGCTAATGCCGGATCTGCCCAGGTACAAGCACAAACACCACAAGGTGGGTTATACAACAGACCATGCCTGCATAGACTGAAGTACTTCTTACGACCTCCAGTGCATCACCTCTTCTTCCAGACACTAATACCAGATAAAGACGCAAGAGAGGTGAGCTAACATATCTTCCCCAAGAAATTAGGTGTCCTCTGTATAGGCCTCGCATGAAGTCACTATGCTGTAAGGAGTCCATGCATGAGAGAACAGGCCCAggataaatttgaaatttttatcttttttcttgtgGAATCATCTAGTGTAGagtcagacctgggttcaagtttCAGTTAGCAATTGGCACTGTAGAAGTCACTATACCTTCCTGAGCCCAAGCTTTCCtaaatgtaaaatggagataagaacACACATCACAGGATTATTAAATGACATAACATATATAAAGTGCCTATTAGAGTGTCTGGCTCCTTCTAGGCCTTCATCAATTACTTCTCTTCaattcctctgccttccccttcctgATGCCTTTTTTACCACTCCCATATCACAGAGATAGTGATACTCTGGATACTTCAGTGCCTCCAAAATCATTACTTCCTGATTTGGAGGAGGAAAttcaattttaagattttaatgggAATGCTACTTCCCATTGGTCTTTATTTAGTTATGAGAACTAAACCAGATGCTTGTCTtagcagagggaagggaaaaaaattgtgCCTGAGTCCTACAATATGAAGCTATTTTTTCGTTATTCATAACCTTATTATCAACATTAAGAAGACTGGCTTGAGGTAGGACAGGAATTCAAAAGGTGCGTTCTTGGAGCAATCAGCAATCCAGCATAGTATGTATCAGGCATTCACGTTGATTTGGTTTTGAagagtgaatttttttctctcatttttattgttgttacatCTTCTGATATGTTTTAGGTCTTCTTCTGAATGACTCTCCCCAGCCACTAgctcattctcttttttcctgtggGTGTGCCTGGTGTATATCAGGCCATTATAAAGAGCATTTGGGGGACTTGAGAGAGGTAGTGTTTCCCTAGTCAAGGCTGTAGTGCTTTTTAGGTGCTGCACAACTAGAGAAGCCACCAGTAGATGTAATGGGGATACCACATTCCCTTTCTATGTAAACATAGCTTAGGTAAAAAGATGGCAGTTAGGCCAAACAAAAGGGATTTTTTTGTCTCCGTTTCTTACTTTAAAGAACCTTGGCCATCTGATTACATTCACCTGTAAATCTTTTCTGtcccatgttttcttttgggctttttttttttaaaagattttatttatttatttgacagagagaaatcacaagtagatggagaggcaggcagagagagagagagagggaagcaggctccctgccgagcagagagcctgatgcccgatgcgggactcgatcccaggaccctgagatcatgacccgagccgaaggcagcggcctacccactgagtcacccaggcgccctcttttggGCTTTTAATAAGTACTTCTTCACTAGGTCATTTTCGCCCAGAACTTCTTAGCCAGTCCCCATGCTGCCACATACCATTAATTGCCTCTGAATCTTCTGAGTCTTGGTTTAGCTCTAAAATAAGTCATAATGACCATATCATAAAGTTGTTTGACTTAAAAGTAAACACATAAAgcacagggtcacctgggtggctcagtcatcaagcgtttgcctttggctcaggtcataatccgggggtcctgggatcaatcctgaattggggtccctgctcctccggaagcctgcttctccctctcccctccccctgcttgtattctctcttttgctgtctctctctgtcaagtaaatgaagtcttaaaaaaaaaaaaaaaaccagaaacaaaaccaaaaccacataaAGCACAAAGTCAGTCGCCTTTCAAGGcctaaagaaatgttttattataagTATTCATTCCCCTTAAGTATATGGGCATCAAAAGATTTTGTAAACTTTATCTATTTGTAGATGTCCCCATTTGTAggcaagaaatgaaaaagttcaAATATAGGT from the Mustela nigripes isolate SB6536 chromosome 12, MUSNIG.SB6536, whole genome shotgun sequence genome contains:
- the SIMC1 gene encoding SUMO-interacting motif-containing protein 1; this translates as MEDFIVISDDSGSESSGGARSGRARRLRRALSRTPGALPRRTVDFIDLTRETRPRAKDRNGLCVIDLTRTEEENRPIATLDLTLEPVAASQKEPASLQTCASLSSKEVTEGRVDRSSWPTARRIINSDPVDLDLLEETAFECPQPPTSISGDSVYPAEPNCSSTSFKGDLGFLASLQLSSDICSLSPTSNQRAPLPCPQQDVPCPPQALPCPLRILPCPLRASPCPPRASSCPPRALSCTSQTVQCQVQALTHLPQEVPCSSRNMPCLQQNVPSPPPDSSWQPQHSPDPPQDSLCPPQDSQGLPQDVPGPPQNISYPQNVAHLQNVPQSQNVPQSSFDVPQSPRHIPQSPEDVPQSLADVPQSPEDVPQSPESVPHSPGEVPDFPGDTVHSPGDMPCLPGDMPHSLGDLPHLPRDRSYSLQNDIRNHDAPMEVSAPSSPRFSPSPQSPQSETSLQKVPWLPITETPARKERSLSEPANAGSAQVQAQTPQGGLYNRPCLHRLKYFLRPPVHHLFFQTLIPDKDARESKGQKLEPIPHRRLRMVTNTIEENFPLGTVQFLMDFVSPQHYPPREIVAHIIQKILLSGSETVDVLKEAYMLLMKIQQLHPANAKTVEWDWKLLTYVMEEEGQNLPGRVLFLRYVVQTLEDDFQQILRRQRQHLQQSIASTVLSCDKQPHNVRDVIKWLVKVVTEDGLTQPTNGNQTSSGTGVLKDSSSHPSPQPNLTKNTNQLIVCQLQRMLSIAVEVDRTPTCSSNKIAEMMFGFVLDIPERSQREMFFTTMESHLLRCKVLEIIFLHSCETPTRLPLSLAQALYFLNNSTSLLKCQSDKTQWQTWDELVEHLQFLLSSYQHVLREHLRSSVIDRKDLIIKRIKPKPQQGDDITAVDVERQIEAFRGRLTQMLGEPLAPQLQDKVHLLKLLLFYAADLNPDTEPPPKNWSNP